The following nucleotide sequence is from Pseudochaenichthys georgianus chromosome 17, fPseGeo1.2, whole genome shotgun sequence.
TGAGGTCCTGCCGAGGCAGCTCCCTGCTGCACGCCACCGCCTTACCTGCAACAGGTTCATTATACGGTGACGTTGGATTCACTCACTCCTCGGTGATAAACTGTTTTTCTGAAATGACTATTCTTTTTAAAGAAAGGTATATTATCAGAACACTTTATTTATCTCATAAATAAGATTTCGGGACAGTTGCTCCATTTTAGAATGACAAAAAAAGAAGAATTGAAcacaaatatttataaaaatgtatCAAGTAAGAGTGGCCAATTAAAATATAGAATAAAGATAAATATATATCTGAAGTAAATGCCCAATAAAGGATACAGTCAaaaatagaatacaaatatttatataaaatgtgcacattataCTACAATATATAACATGTTTATTACAATATTAACAGTGTTATATTAGTATTCATAAGGTATGAATATGAATTTGCACAGCTGAAAGTGTTATAGTTTGGGTTCAGCTGCAGTCTATTGACTTCCTGTGTGGCTCTGCGGTGCACTTCAGGGGAGTTAGGAAAGCAAAGGGATCAGGTGAGAATAAGAATACAAACCAAAAGCCTTGGCTGCCCGGATGGTTTCTCTGGAGCCTCGTACGGTCATGATCTGAGTGAGGGCGATCAGGTCGTCGCTGGCTTTAAAGAACGGGTAGCGTCCGCTGAGCAGCGAGAGCAGGATCACACCAGCTGACCACACGTCTATAGCTGCAGGGCAGAGGGCAACATTAGTGACACTACAGAGGGAAGTGGCCAATCAGATGCAGCGCCTCCTGTGAGGCCACCTCATCGTTAGCAATGAGAGAAACAGTTTGCATGCTGCTTTTGTGTTACTGAGCCCTTGCATTTGGGCCTCGGGTCGGAAAAAGCACCGTTGCTAACCAGGTTTTATCCTTCTCGTCCAAAGACTGTTGATATGTGAACACCATGATTCATTGAAAGATGATTTGGAGAGGACTCATTGCAAACTCAGTGTGTGAAAAGTTCAACGTTAAGTTCAAATGTAGGTGAGGTCATTTACATCTGAATGTTTGTATGAAGAGGGCTTGACACAGCTATTGGACTGTGGTTTCCATCATCTGAACAGGAAGGAGCAGCAACTGAgtcttacttaaaggtggggtaggtacgtttgagaaaccggctcgagatacacttgttgttatattccatggaatgctcttaacatcccgatagcaatgaatatctgaagtgctttgacaaaaaatccatacaaaaatgtcatctgtggaagccgtaatactgtaaaaagcacaaccaaaaGTTtaggattgccgccctgtctgtcagccttccatctcgtgcacgcacaaatgtatctcgtgccctcattgggcgtgccctcattgggcgtgcagtgcattgcagcagtacttcaatgactcgccagcaacaggcggccacttccaccagtctgctgacgtcatgtgcgcgttcatgtgtgttggaggaggtgctctaaggaagtctgaaggaaggggcggattcttttcggctgtgtactttcacattttagtgcactcgagccggtttctgaaacttacctaccccacgttTAAGTATTAACTATCAGGTAGCCTAGACTTCATGGTTTAGCGCTCGACAAAAAGGCAGTTTGGCATGCCTCACATTTCAACCTGCAGCAAGCGTTCTATCTGATCCTTAAGAAGCCGTGCTGTAAAGTACCAACCTGTTCCCTGGTTGGGACACTTTGTGAGGACTTCTGGTGCTCTGAAGCCCGGAGTGCCAGCCCTGGGAGCCACCTGAGGTTTCCTTTATTGAAGGAACAACATGGGGCAGGGGGTTTAAAGGAGGAACACACCAAAGGCATTGGACGGTTGAGTTGTCTTTCAAAACTCTAGGTTCAAAAGGAACCCTTTTCTGAATGGTGAGTGAAAGTGGCTCTTAATGATTTGTTTCAAGAAAAGAAATCTCCTCTCTCTGTCGGCTGTTACCTGGACATACAGATGTTGCAGACGCGGTCGCTCTGGTAGCAGCTGCAGGTGAGGCCCTGCTGGACGGCCCTCTGAGGCTTCTGACTGGCGCTCTGGGTCCTGACAGGCAGCGGGCCCCGGCCGGCCGCACAGTACCTTCTGTTGGCCGGGTCCTCTGTTTTACTGGACTTTACCAGCTGAATGAGAGACTTTATGATGAGAAGAAAACAGCGAGTAGGAAATGAACACTGATGATGTCCTTTGAGAGGGTCTTCATTTAAACCAAATGAAAAGGACTCTTGACTTTTCAGATACAATAAACAGAGAATACATGTCCTATACTGAAACGTTACTTTCCACTGTGCTCACCTCTGCTTTAATGGCAGCTGGTTTGGTGGCGGCTGCAGCTGGAGTGCAGCTGTTCAGGTTCCTCTCTCCAAACACGGGCCGAGGCTGTTTGCGCAGACCGGACAGATCCTACAGAAAGAAAGGGGGTGACATCATTGAGTTAAAGGCAAAACATTGGAAGGAAACAAATAGATGCATagacaaacacatttttaataaaaatctaTACAGGAAATTCCTAACCCAAATTCAGGCGAGTGTGCCCAAAAAAACAGACAGAAAAATATGAATGCAGACACCTTTGTGTGGTTGGTACGAGAGGCGGAGGTGGGGACAGTGGTGGAGACACAACGTGCTTTTCTAACCAGAGATTTCCGAgtggctgaggaggaggaggaggaggaggaggaggaggaatgaaGTAAGGATGTTGACGGCCGTGGAGGTAGTGAGGTGGAGGCTGTGGTGGTTTTGGGAGGGGGCCTAGGTGGTGCTTTGCTCCTCTGTGCGGTGTCTTGTTTCCCCATGGACCCTCCACCTTTTAGTGCTGCCCTCTGCCTCACCACCTTCAGGAGCTCGATCTGTGTGTCCGCTGTTCCCTGAGCCAGGCCGAAGTCCACCAGCGCATACCTACACACATTTTAGAACAAGGAAATACTTGATGTTATGTACTCGTGTTCATCAGTTACatgcagtgttgtgctagtaaCTAgtaaccagtaactagttaccattactagttacttcatttcaaaagtaactcagttactttactgattacttacaccatgAATGCCCTTCTAGCCTTCATCTCAGTACTGtcattgcattggagaataatacaatctgttgatcaacttgacatgcattatatgcaatctggatagcatcgatattagctggctttacatttttgtatattctttctccaggtagttggaaaaagtttttcgtcccatatgccgtgtgccgcccggacatgctatcatgctaactagctccctgaaagcgggtgactccactgtagcaatagcctgcatgtgttctacaacataccgtgcaatggctttatggacttttccctggctagcagtcccttggttaaaatccagccgctgttgctgaggtgcaggtgcaggtggagtggcgtcggctgagtctctgtggtgttagctactagcttcgtcccagcatgttgtttctgcagatgttttaagagatttgaatgactggtttgggcaggagataggctctttgacccgccaggacacaacttacatttaacttaagtacagttctcatctctgttcgcctggctgttgactatataaaaaaactaacgcagtaacggagtaacgcaccatgtagtaacggtaactgagttcctgaatttaaaaagtaatgcgttagagtactagttactgccaaaagtaacggcgttacagtaacgcgttagtcccaacactggttaCATGACACATTCGGCACTTATGCTCACTTTTAAAGAGGACATCATTTTCATATTAGGATTGGTTAAAGTAGGTCTTAGGACACATCAGGTAGATAGGAGTGTGACCTCTGTTGACATGTTTGACCAGAGGCACATTCTGATGATCAGTTCTACATGCAGACCTGAGGAGAGGGTGGGGCAGCTGATGGCAGAGTAACTTCAGCAGGACATCGGTTCCAGCTCCCAGGAGCTTTTTTTCTGCTTTCCAGTATTATTGCTCGAAAAAATGATATTCCAATTCCATTACACTTGCGTCTTCCCAAACATATTCTAAAAAGGTCTCACTCTTGCTGCTGCGAGTCCAGATAAATACGGTTTCGATGTAGTTTGAATATTGTAAATGTGACTCCTATCAAGGATTTTTCTAATTCTTAGAAATGAATATACAAATGCTGTTTTTCTatataaaagtagtcattgaacTACTAGAGAGTATAAAGTTGTTACATAATTGCTCCCAGAATCATTGGCACTAACCtataaaagaagaagaaatgaaaCAGCTGCATTCCTTACAGAGAGATGCGAGTACTCACGtgttgctcttcctgttgtacAGGAAGTTGTTTGGTTTAATGTCTCTGTGGATGATTCCAAACTGGTGGACGTGTCTCAGAGCCTTCATCAGGTGGTAGATGTACAGACGGACCTCTTCAAAAGTCAACGAGCCAATGATGTCCTGATGAATACATGGAGATAGGATCAGAACTTTTATAGGAACAAGAATCAAGAGGTGATCGTGTTTAATAACAGTTACAAATGAAAAGCTGCAGCCACatgtttttaaaagaaaaagtacaaacCACGATAGCTTGATGCTCCATATAAGGCATGACAATCACGACATGGTCCTCCTTCCTGAAACAATATGTTGCCCCTATCACACTCTCTGTGCCTCTGcaaagtgaaaagaaaaaggattTCAATATTagtatataataacaataaaaacacagatTTCACTTAAATGCACCTTCATATATTCAAAAGAGTGTATTTGCAAACGAGCTAGCCCACACATCAATTTGCTAAAGCATAAAAAAAAACCTTAAAGGAAAGAGATGAAACAAAATGATACAAGAGTGGTTTCATTGAGCATTTGACGAGACACTgtgtctcaagtctctaactgCAGTACATAGCATATGTTTCCAAGGGCAACATAacatacaaacaataataaACATTTACCTAGCAGATCAAAAGGAATTACTGAACAATGAACTCATTTCAAACTAGGCTATTAGTAACACTATATGATGTCTATAGTAATTATGTAATATTGCAAAAGTAAAAAGaactaaacatttataaaaaaggtGATAGAAACTAAAAATCAGGAGTTCAAACGAACTCAGACTAAAACTGAAAATGACAAAAGCATTAACGATCACTGAAAGTATAATGGGGCTGCACAATGAAACCTActcttatgggtattgcaatatggACCAGTGCAATATTCTAATAggacaaggcacacctattggtTAAAGGCTAAATATGTGTAAGAATACCTCGTTAAAAAAGTACTGTGATATACAGAGACAGAGATGTCCAcacttaaatcaaataaaacagcCACTTTGCACAATTTGTAACGTATGTAGTACCCTATGTCTACATGTTACTGTGTTTGTAGTTGATGGGTCTATTATAGAGGAATGTTATACATTTTGTATAATTAATCCTACTCTTTTGATATATGTATTTTCTACTGTGGAAATGTATATATTTG
It contains:
- the cdc7 gene encoding cell division cycle 7-related protein kinase isoform X2, whose product is MELSPVCTDSISTEGCVIKQDGGRRKSKVSRDADIEIENLYKAIPQLAKVFRITDKIGEGTFSSVFLGEAQMHDGRRAMFALKHLIPTSHPTRIAAELQCLTVAGGTESVIGATYCFRKEDHVVIVMPYMEHQAIVDIIGSLTFEEVRLYIYHLMKALRHVHQFGIIHRDIKPNNFLYNRKSNTYALVDFGLAQGTADTQIELLKVVRQRAALKGGGSMGKQDTAQRSKAPPRPPPKTTTASTSLPPRPSTSLLHSSSSSSSSSSSATRKSLVRKARCVSTTVPTSASRTNHTKDLSGLRKQPRPVFGERNLNSCTPAAAATKPAAIKAELVKSSKTEDPANRRYCAAGRGPLPVRTQSASQKPQRAVQQGLTCSCYQSDRVCNICMSRKPQVAPRAGTPGFRAPEVLTKCPNQGTAIDVWSAGVILLSLLSGRYPFFKASDDLIALTQIMTVRGSRETIRAAKAFGKAVACSRELPRQDLRTLCETLRGRRPSPDEVTPLPEDNRDSTSTRLHNIQDATPTHRPAEQHKDGAGENPSSLSSALPTQQEVRNSETDCKVELDERGWDRVPDEAYHLLDQLLDLNPGTRMTAAQALQHPLFKDL
- the cdc7 gene encoding cell division cycle 7-related protein kinase isoform X1; its protein translation is MELSPVCTDSISTEGCVIKQDGGRRKSKVSRDADIEIENLYKAIPQLAKVFRITDKIGEGTFSSVFLGEAQMHDGRRAMFALKHLIPTSHPTRIAAELQCLTVAGGTESVIGATYCFRKEDHVVIVMPYMEHQAIVDIIGSLTFEEVRLYIYHLMKALRHVHQFGIIHRDIKPNNFLYNRKSNTYALVDFGLAQGTADTQIELLKVVRQRAALKGGGSMGKQDTAQRSKAPPRPPPKTTTASTSLPPRPSTSLLHSSSSSSSSSSSATRKSLVRKARCVSTTVPTSASRTNHTKDLSGLRKQPRPVFGERNLNSCTPAAAATKPAAIKAESLIQLVKSSKTEDPANRRYCAAGRGPLPVRTQSASQKPQRAVQQGLTCSCYQSDRVCNICMSRKPQVAPRAGTPGFRAPEVLTKCPNQGTAIDVWSAGVILLSLLSGRYPFFKASDDLIALTQIMTVRGSRETIRAAKAFGKAVACSRELPRQDLRTLCETLRGRRPSPDEVTPLPEDNRDSTSTRLHNIQDATPTHRPAEQHKDGAGENPSSLSSALPTQQEVRNSETDCKVELDERGWDRVPDEAYHLLDQLLDLNPGTRMTAAQALQHPLFKDL
- the cdc7 gene encoding cell division cycle 7-related protein kinase isoform X3 — protein: MELSPVCTDSISTEGCVIKQDGGRRKSKVSRDADIEIENLYKAIPQLAKVFRITDKIGEGTFSSVFLGEAQMHDGRRAMFALKHLIPTSHPTRIAAELQCLTVAGGTESVIGATYCFRKEDHVVIVMPYMEHQAIVDIIGSLTFEEVRLYIYHLMKALRHVHQFGIIHRDIKPNNFLYNRKSNTYALVDFGLAQGTADTQIELLKVVRQRAALKGGGSMGKQDTAQRSKAPPRPPPKTTTASTSLPPRPSTSLLHSSSSSSSSSSSATRKSLDLSGLRKQPRPVFGERNLNSCTPAAAATKPAAIKAESLIQLVKSSKTEDPANRRYCAAGRGPLPVRTQSASQKPQRAVQQGLTCSCYQSDRVCNICMSRKPQVAPRAGTPGFRAPEVLTKCPNQGTAIDVWSAGVILLSLLSGRYPFFKASDDLIALTQIMTVRGSRETIRAAKAFGKAVACSRELPRQDLRTLCETLRGRRPSPDEVTPLPEDNRDSTSTRLHNIQDATPTHRPAEQHKDGAGENPSSLSSALPTQQEVRNSETDCKVELDERGWDRVPDEAYHLLDQLLDLNPGTRMTAAQALQHPLFKDL